The proteins below come from a single Vibrio natriegens NBRC 15636 = ATCC 14048 = DSM 759 genomic window:
- the murC gene encoding UDP-N-acetylmuramate--L-alanine ligase yields MTIEHTQDLAQIRAMVPEMRRVKSIHFIGIGGAGMSGIAEVLLNEGYQITGSDLAKNAVTERLAAKGATIYIGHQASNVEQASVVVVSTAINEENPEVMAARELRIPIVRRAEMLAELMRFRHGIAVAGTHGKTTTTALVTQIYSEAGLDPTFVNGGLVKSAGTNARLGSSRILIAEADESDASFLHLQPMVSIVTNIEADHMDTYGGDFETLKQTFIDFLHNLPFYGQAIVCIDDPVVRELIPRISRQVITYGFSEDADVRIENYRQEGQQGKFTVVRKGRADLNITLNIPGRHNALNASAAIAVATEDDIEDDAILKAMAGTQGTGRRFDHLGEFDTGNGHAMLVDDYGHHPTEVGVTINAARSGWQDKRLVMIFQPHRYSRTRDLYDDFANVLEQVDVLIMLDVYSAGEKPIAGADGRALCRTIRSRGKLDPIFVPEIEQLPSVLANVIQDGDLILTQGAGDVGKVAKQLAALELNVNKMMG; encoded by the coding sequence ATGACTATTGAACATACACAAGACTTAGCTCAGATTCGCGCCATGGTTCCAGAAATGCGTCGCGTGAAATCAATCCACTTCATCGGTATTGGTGGTGCGGGGATGAGCGGCATTGCTGAGGTGCTCCTAAACGAAGGTTATCAAATTACCGGTTCTGATCTTGCAAAGAATGCGGTAACTGAACGATTAGCCGCTAAAGGCGCAACCATCTATATCGGGCATCAGGCAAGCAATGTTGAGCAAGCAAGTGTGGTTGTTGTTTCTACAGCTATCAACGAAGAAAACCCAGAAGTGATGGCGGCTCGTGAGCTACGTATTCCTATTGTTCGTCGCGCAGAGATGCTGGCCGAGTTGATGCGTTTTCGTCATGGCATTGCTGTGGCTGGTACGCATGGCAAAACAACAACCACGGCACTTGTGACGCAAATTTATTCAGAAGCGGGTCTTGATCCAACGTTTGTTAACGGTGGCTTGGTAAAAAGTGCAGGTACTAACGCACGTCTTGGCTCTAGCCGTATTCTTATTGCAGAAGCGGATGAAAGCGATGCGTCATTCCTGCACCTTCAGCCAATGGTGAGTATTGTTACCAACATCGAAGCCGATCATATGGATACTTATGGTGGTGACTTTGAAACCCTGAAGCAAACCTTCATCGACTTTCTGCATAATCTTCCATTTTATGGTCAAGCGATTGTTTGTATTGATGATCCTGTCGTTCGCGAGTTAATTCCGCGTATTAGCCGTCAGGTGATTACCTATGGTTTCTCTGAAGACGCGGACGTACGTATCGAGAATTACCGCCAAGAAGGCCAGCAAGGTAAATTTACGGTGGTTCGTAAAGGCAGAGCTGATCTTAATATCACTCTTAATATTCCGGGTCGTCATAATGCACTCAACGCATCAGCTGCAATCGCAGTTGCAACTGAAGATGACATTGAAGATGACGCGATCCTGAAAGCAATGGCGGGAACGCAAGGTACGGGACGTCGCTTTGATCACCTTGGTGAATTTGATACGGGCAACGGCCATGCGATGCTGGTGGACGATTACGGTCACCACCCAACGGAAGTCGGCGTAACGATTAATGCAGCGCGCAGTGGTTGGCAAGACAAGCGCTTGGTAATGATTTTCCAACCGCACCGTTACAGCCGAACCCGTGATTTGTATGATGATTTTGCTAACGTACTTGAGCAGGTCGACGTGCTGATTATGTTGGATGTTTATTCTGCAGGTGAAAAGCCTATTGCAGGCGCAGATGGACGCGCATTATGCCGCACAATTCGCAGTAGAGGTAAGCTAGATCCAATTTTTGTTCCAGAAATCGAGCAATTACCGTCAGTTTTGGCTAACGTTATACAAGACGGAGACCTAATTTTAACTCAGGGTGCTGGTGATGTTGGTAAAGTAGCTAAACAGCTGGCAGCTCTTGAGCTAAATGTTAATAAAATGATGGGATAA